A genomic segment from Capra hircus breed San Clemente chromosome 7, ASM170441v1, whole genome shotgun sequence encodes:
- the LOC102179936 gene encoding olfactory receptor 7D4-like, whose product MKPGNQTHVLEFSLLGFFQDSENQHILFELFLSMFVVTVLGNLLIILAISSDSHLHTPMYFFLSNLSFADVCFTSTTVPKMLVNIQTQSKSISYADCITQMYFFMVFGGMDTFLLTVMAYDRFVAICHPLHYTIIMNPCLCGLLVLVSWFISLSYSLILSLLMLRLSFCTNWVIPHFYCELAQVLTLACSDTLINYILLYVVIGFLGIVPFSGILFSYIRIVSSILRIPSAHGKCKAFSTCASHLSVVSLFYGTGLGVYLSSDSSSWRGMIASVMYTVVTPMLNPFIYSLRNRDIKSALQKILRRTLCVQ is encoded by the coding sequence ATGAAACCGGGAAATCAAACACATGTTTTAGAATTTTCACTCCTGGGATTTTTCCAAGACTCAGAGAACCAGCACATCTTATTTGAGCTGTTTCTATCTATGTTTGTGGTCACTGTCCTTGGGAACCTGCTCATCATCCTGGCCATCAGCTCAgactcccacctccacacccccatgtacttcttcctctccaacctgTCCTTTGCCGATGTCTGTTTCACTTCCACCACAGTTCCAAAGATGCTGGTGAACATCCAGACACAGAGCAAATCTATCAGCTATGCAGACTGCATCACCCAGATGTATTTTTTCATGGTTTTTGGAGGTATGGACACTTTTCTCCTGactgtgatggcctatgaccgctttgTGGCCATCTGTCACCCCCTGCACTACACAATCATCATGAACCCTTGCCTCTGTGGTCTGCTGGTTCTTGTGTCTTGGTTCATCAGCTTGTCATACTCCCTGATCCTGAGTCTGCTGATGTTACGGCTGTCCTTCTGTACCAACTGGGTCATTCCACACTTTTATTGTGAACTTGCTCAGGTCCTCACACTTGCCTGCTCAGACACGCTCATCAATTACATCCTGCTGTATGTGGTGATTGGCTTTCTTGGCATTGTTCCTTTCTCAGGGATCCTTTTCTCCTACATCCGCATTGTCTCCTCCATTCTGAGAATCCCATCAGCTCATGGGAAATGTAAGGCATTTTCTACTTGTGCATCTCACCTGTCCGTGGTTTCTTTGTTCTATGGGACAGGCCTTGGTGTTTATCTCAGTTCTGATTCATCTTCCTGGAGAGGCATGATCGCCTCGGTGATGTACACTGTGGTCACCCCCATGCTGAACCCTTtcatctacagcctgaggaacaGGGACATCAAGAGTGCTCTACAAAAAATCCTTAGAAGAACACTCTGTGTTCAGTGA